One stretch of Terriglobales bacterium DNA includes these proteins:
- a CDS encoding glycerol-3-phosphate acyltransferase yields MLIYVMIVFLAYLLGSIPFGYLLVRVFRGEDVRTVGSGNIGATNVARKAPALGLLTLLLDAAKGYAAVALAFGISHSSWNRDNADPILLMSTAALFAILGHVYPAWLRFKGGKGVATGVGAFLA; encoded by the coding sequence ATGTTGATCTACGTCATGATCGTGTTTCTCGCCTACCTGCTGGGATCCATTCCCTTCGGCTACCTCCTGGTGCGCGTCTTCCGCGGCGAAGACGTACGCACCGTTGGCAGCGGCAACATCGGCGCCACCAACGTGGCCCGCAAAGCGCCCGCCCTGGGATTGCTGACGCTCCTACTTGATGCCGCCAAGGGCTATGCCGCCGTTGCCCTCGCCTTCGGCATCTCCCATTCGAGTTGGAATCGTGACAACGCCGATCCCATCCTGCTCATGTCCACTGCCGCCCTGTTCGCGATTCTCGGTCATGTGTACCCTGCGTGGCTCCGATTTAAAGGCGGCAAGGGAGTCGCGACCGGCGTCGGCGCCTTCCTGGCGG
- the thpR gene encoding RNA 2',3'-cyclic phosphodiesterase has translation MSKPIAPKNMRIFVALDLDPAIRERIERFMEGVRGFSPDAKWVTPASLHVTLKFIGEQPPERVEEIQRALAQIKAPPVEIAFRGYGLFLLHAPRASSG, from the coding sequence ATGTCCAAGCCAATTGCCCCAAAAAACATGCGCATCTTTGTCGCCCTCGACCTCGATCCCGCCATCCGCGAGCGCATCGAGCGCTTCATGGAGGGTGTGCGCGGCTTTTCTCCCGACGCCAAGTGGGTCACACCCGCGTCGCTGCACGTCACGCTCAAGTTCATCGGCGAGCAGCCGCCGGAGCGCGTCGAGGAGATCCAGCGCGCGCTGGCTCAAATCAAGGCGCCGCCGGTTGAGATCGCCTTCCGCGGCTATGGCCTCTTCCTTCTCCACGCGCCGCGCGCGTCTTCTGGGTAG
- a CDS encoding competence/damage-inducible protein A, translated as MTAEIIAIGSELLTPYFQDTNSLYLTDKLNQLGVEIAFKTVVGDDRERLTCVARVAIARSDIVIFMGGLGPTEDDLTRECVAAALGREVHRDPTLITELYKRFAELRRPMPPNNERQAEVIEGAVVLPNPLGTAPGQWLEVEEAGRRRYLTLLPGPPHEMKPIFEQQCLPRLKTILPPQHIATRVLKIAMMGESACDAKAAPIYKRYPDVQTTILAGAGDIQIHLRARGATLKEAQARVDDLAGALEDELGDYVYSSAGETLEQIVGYYLQMRGATIAVAESCTGGLLGQRLSSISGSSRYFLGGAIVYSNDLKTLFANVPPLLIAQHGAVSREVAAALAQGIRDETGATLGVGITGVAGPTGGTEEKPVGLVYVALADSSGVEVVERRFPGDRDRIRWFATQQALDMVRRKFL; from the coding sequence GTGACTGCCGAGATCATCGCCATCGGCTCCGAACTGCTCACGCCGTACTTTCAGGACACCAACTCCCTTTACCTCACCGACAAGCTGAATCAACTCGGAGTCGAAATCGCCTTCAAGACCGTCGTCGGTGACGACCGCGAGCGGCTCACGTGTGTGGCCCGGGTGGCAATCGCGCGCTCTGACATCGTGATCTTCATGGGTGGCCTGGGCCCTACTGAAGACGACCTCACCCGCGAATGCGTTGCGGCGGCGCTGGGGCGCGAGGTCCACCGCGATCCCACGCTCATCACCGAACTCTACAAGCGCTTCGCCGAACTGCGGCGTCCCATGCCGCCGAACAATGAGCGCCAGGCGGAGGTTATCGAAGGCGCGGTGGTGCTGCCCAACCCGCTGGGCACCGCGCCCGGACAATGGCTCGAAGTGGAAGAAGCTGGCCGTCGCCGCTACCTCACGCTGCTGCCCGGCCCTCCGCACGAGATGAAGCCCATCTTCGAGCAGCAATGCCTGCCGCGCCTCAAGACGATTCTTCCGCCGCAGCACATCGCCACTCGTGTATTGAAGATCGCCATGATGGGCGAATCTGCGTGCGATGCAAAAGCGGCGCCCATCTACAAGCGTTATCCCGACGTGCAGACCACGATCCTTGCGGGCGCGGGCGACATCCAAATCCACCTGCGGGCACGCGGCGCGACGCTCAAAGAGGCGCAGGCCCGTGTGGACGATTTGGCGGGAGCGCTCGAAGACGAACTTGGCGACTACGTCTATTCCAGCGCCGGCGAGACGCTGGAGCAGATCGTGGGCTATTACCTGCAGATGCGCGGCGCCACGATCGCCGTGGCCGAGTCGTGCACCGGCGGCCTGCTCGGCCAACGGCTAAGCTCGATCAGCGGCAGCTCGCGATACTTTCTCGGCGGTGCCATCGTCTACTCCAACGATCTCAAAACGCTGTTCGCGAACGTGCCGCCGCTGCTGATCGCCCAGCACGGCGCCGTGAGCCGAGAGGTGGCGGCGGCGCTGGCCCAGGGCATCCGCGACGAAACCGGCGCCACCCTGGGCGTCGGGATTACCGGCGTGGCCGGGCCCACCGGCGGAACCGAGGAAAAGCCCGTGGGCCTGGTGTATGTCGCTCTCGCCGACTCCAGCGGCGTCGAAGTTGTGGAGCGCCGTTTCCCCGGCGACCGCGACCGCATCCGCTGGTTCGCCACCCAGCAGGCGCTGGACATGGTGAGAAGAAAGTTTTTGTAG